A portion of the Leucoraja erinacea ecotype New England unplaced genomic scaffold, Leri_hhj_1 Leri_265S, whole genome shotgun sequence genome contains these proteins:
- the LOC129693335 gene encoding interferon-induced protein 44-like — MGSNYSKADCVHDPPMDERNLTALKDYLINYTLPEGHEGYINILLVGLVEAGKSSLINTFLSALDPNGKTMTCVPTGTNPESLTPELRSYTVAKIKFWDTTGWNAMKPNQELKVILRMILEGRIPIGTNLHDFNSTFPEEYPVIPGNAIHGVAFIFDMDTVDNIDADKMKQFHELQTMVAQKYVHRVVIGTKFEKLGIEEKNHPWIYEYKPLQQKFKQLSESTGMNKQCMFVVSNEWNGDKITMIKCILALYALENIIRNIDCYLKMSA; from the exons ATGGGAAGCA ATTATTCAAAGGCCGACTGCGTTCACGATCCACCAATGGACGAGCG GAACCTGACGGCCCTGAAGGATTACCTGATCAACTACACCCTTCCCGAAGGGCATGAGGGTTACATCAACATCCTGCTGGTCGGTTTGGTAGAGGCTGGAAAATCTTCCCTCATCAACACCTTCCTCTCGGCTCTGGATCCAAATGGAAAAACCATGACATGTGTTCCGACCGGGACGAATCCCGAGTCTCTCACACCGGAG CTGAGGTCCTACACGGTGGCAAAGATAAAGTTTTGGGATACAACCGGATGGAATGCAATGAAGCCGAATCAGGAACTGAAAGTGATTCTTCGAATGATACTGGAAGGAAGAATTCCCATAGGAACAAAC CTGCACGATTTCAATTCGACTTTTCCTGAAGAGTATCCAGTCATTCCGGGAAATGCCATTCACGGAGTTGCTTTCATTTTTGACATGGACACTGTGGACAACATCGATGCGGATAAAATGAAGCAGTTTCACGAATTACAGACCATGGTAGCACAGAAAT ATGTTCACAGGGTTGTGATCGGGACCAAGTTTGAAAAGTTAGGGATAGAGGAGAAGAACCATCCTTGGATTTATGAATACAAGCCCCTGCAGCAGAAG TTTAAGCAGTTGTCAGAATCTACTGGAATGAATAAGCAATGCATGTTTGTGGTTTCCAATGAATGGAATGGCGATAAGATCACAATGATAAAATGTATTCTTGCCCTGTATGCTCTGGAAAACATAATCAGAAACATCGACTGCTATCTGAAAATGTCAGCGTAA